A single window of Candidatus Baltobacteraceae bacterium DNA harbors:
- a CDS encoding sensor histidine kinase KdpD: MSKFAKQLANRKAERDLFLVGTDQTFLSQPPLSSRLSGALGDRLRIGYGKLTVYLGAVAGSGKTMAMLDRGHQLLSEGVDVVAGFIETHGRAETQALVAGLEVVPRKRVDANGVAQEEFDRDALIARHPKVALIDELAHTNAPASAARKRYEDVLAVLRAGIDVVTTLNIAHLEALGDAIFRLTGTTVRQTLPDGILALADEVILIDVTPEALRERLREGKIFPPERVETALGTFFRTDNLRALRELAVREAMQAKDRERVCAPFERLLLTIAPRESDIALVTRCSKIAGRLSIDFAVTHVAAANEHPDAAMLATLEQAVKAAGGKWIYDRSADPPKRVIEMARAVLETTVVVGGTLRNPRWPQPNAYARRLIDAGARELIILARRHEGTQELTGSD; encoded by the coding sequence ATGAGCAAGTTCGCAAAACAATTGGCCAATCGCAAAGCCGAACGCGATCTCTTTCTGGTTGGCACCGACCAAACGTTTCTCTCGCAGCCGCCGCTCTCGTCGCGTCTCTCCGGCGCGCTCGGCGACCGGCTGCGCATCGGCTACGGCAAACTTACGGTCTATCTCGGCGCGGTGGCCGGCTCCGGAAAAACGATGGCCATGCTCGATCGCGGCCATCAGTTGCTGAGCGAAGGCGTCGACGTCGTCGCCGGTTTCATCGAGACGCACGGGCGCGCGGAGACGCAGGCGCTCGTCGCCGGACTCGAAGTGGTGCCGCGCAAGCGCGTCGATGCCAACGGCGTGGCCCAGGAAGAGTTCGATCGCGACGCGCTCATCGCGCGCCATCCGAAGGTCGCGCTCATCGACGAGCTGGCCCACACCAACGCCCCGGCATCGGCCGCGCGGAAGCGATACGAGGACGTGCTCGCCGTGCTGCGCGCCGGAATCGACGTCGTCACGACGCTCAATATCGCGCACCTCGAGGCGCTCGGCGACGCCATCTTTCGCTTGACCGGAACGACCGTTCGTCAGACGCTGCCCGATGGAATTCTCGCGCTAGCCGACGAGGTCATTTTAATCGACGTCACGCCCGAAGCGCTGCGCGAACGCTTGCGCGAAGGGAAGATCTTTCCGCCCGAACGCGTGGAGACGGCGCTTGGAACCTTCTTCCGCACCGATAACCTTCGGGCGCTTCGCGAACTCGCCGTACGCGAAGCGATGCAAGCCAAAGATCGCGAGCGGGTCTGCGCCCCGTTCGAGCGGCTGCTGCTCACGATCGCGCCCCGCGAGAGCGATATCGCGCTGGTCACGCGCTGCTCGAAGATTGCCGGACGCCTGAGCATCGATTTTGCCGTCACCCACGTGGCGGCAGCTAACGAGCATCCCGACGCGGCGATGCTGGCAACGCTGGAGCAAGCCGTCAAAGCGGCCGGCGGCAAATGGATCTACGATCGCAGCGCCGATCCGCCCAAACGGGTGATCGAAATGGCTCGCGCGGTCCTCGAAACCACCGTCGTCGTCGGCGGCACGTTGCGCAACCCGCGCTGGCCGCAGCCCAACGCCTACGCGCGCCGTTTGATCGATGCCGGGGCGCGCGAACTCATCATCCTCGCCCGCCGCCACGAGGGAACGCAGGAACTCACCGGTTCCGACTAA
- a CDS encoding NAD-binding protein, with protein MRYLIVGCGRVGSTLAKLLDADNHEVTVIDENPSAFRRLGPGFKGHVVVGTGIDYDVLARAGAEQTDGFIAVTNGDNRNVMAALIAQRMFAVKKIVCRIYDPPRGLMYRDLGIDTVCPTTIGAKMIRDMLMEAPWDTLQSFDFGKVTSLTAIVGASYAGKRVSDVEQPGRIRIAAIRTGKTVRVAANDTELAEGDEINAIVAPEAISEFAQTFGSAAPAAKVGA; from the coding sequence ATGAGATACCTCATCGTCGGGTGCGGCCGCGTCGGATCCACCCTCGCGAAGCTCCTCGATGCCGACAATCACGAAGTTACCGTCATCGACGAAAACCCCTCCGCGTTTCGCCGCCTCGGGCCCGGTTTTAAAGGGCACGTGGTCGTTGGAACGGGCATCGATTACGACGTGCTCGCGCGAGCCGGCGCCGAGCAGACCGACGGGTTCATCGCCGTAACCAACGGCGACAATCGCAACGTGATGGCGGCCCTGATCGCGCAGCGCATGTTCGCCGTCAAGAAGATCGTTTGCCGCATTTACGATCCGCCCCGCGGGTTGATGTATCGCGATCTCGGTATCGACACGGTCTGTCCGACGACGATCGGCGCGAAGATGATTCGCGACATGCTGATGGAAGCGCCTTGGGACACGCTGCAGTCCTTCGATTTCGGTAAGGTTACCTCGCTCACGGCCATCGTCGGCGCGTCGTACGCGGGTAAGCGCGTGAGCGATGTCGAGCAGCCCGGACGCATCCGCATCGCCGCCATCCGCACCGGCAAGACCGTGCGCGTTGCCGCCAACGACACCGAACTCGCCGAAGGCGACGAGATCAATGCCATCGTCGCTCCCGAGGCGATCAGCGAGTTCGCTCAAACGTTCGGATCTGCCGCGCCCGCGGCGAAAGTCGGCGCGTAG
- the uvrC gene encoding excinuclease ABC subunit UvrC yields the protein MSTIDRRSLATTLSQIPDAPGVYQMIGKEGEVLYIGKAISLRGRVRSYFQESAAHHIRTQHMVERVVDVRTIVVNNEIEALILEANLIKRYQPPFNVRLRDDKRYPYLKVTDEAFPRVVFTRVVKDDGARYFGPYTNAHGLRELIDLVRLVFPLRTCREPIDGRRNRPCLQYHIKRCLAPCVGYQSEAEYDAMIEEVVLFLEGKQDSLLARLQNDMVRAAEALGFETAARLRDRIVQVRRVTEKQTVVWRTRLDMDLIAVARGQGQACMQVFMVRGGKLIGQEHFILDGVHEQPDAELFSEFVKQFYTARTAGAPEPAGASAFAKHREARGNDVPVAIKRRARTRASATAVPKEILVQGFPGDSSVIESWLTEIKGQRVRLLVPQRGDRAEYMRLVQKNAEQNLKAFLVNQEVQETAQAQALTQLADALELPDLPHRIECYDISNIQGTNAVSSMVVFHEGRSKKSEYRKFKIQYDKGPNDFAMMQETLRRRLRYLRAKTDEDVKRHDPDGSSDRGIERELSKKEKFDKRPDLLLIDGGKGQLGAVVEVLEELDMTGVPVAGLAKEHEWLYLPGQSDPIVLPPNSAALHLVMRIRDEAHRFAITYHRQRRDKAMTRSALDALAGVGPVRKKRLLTAFGSLASLKRASVDEIAAVKGMTPALASQIKAALGE from the coding sequence ATGTCCACCATCGATCGCCGCTCGCTCGCAACGACGCTCAGCCAGATCCCCGACGCCCCCGGCGTCTATCAGATGATAGGCAAGGAGGGCGAGGTGCTGTACATCGGCAAGGCGATCTCGCTGCGCGGCCGCGTGCGTTCGTATTTTCAGGAGAGCGCCGCACACCATATCCGCACGCAGCATATGGTCGAGCGCGTCGTTGACGTGCGCACGATCGTAGTCAACAACGAGATCGAGGCGCTGATCCTCGAAGCCAATCTGATCAAGCGGTATCAGCCGCCCTTCAACGTGCGCCTGCGCGACGACAAGCGCTATCCGTACCTTAAAGTCACCGACGAAGCTTTTCCGCGCGTCGTTTTCACGCGGGTGGTCAAGGACGACGGCGCGCGGTACTTCGGCCCGTACACCAACGCGCACGGGTTGCGCGAGTTGATCGATCTCGTGCGCTTGGTCTTTCCGCTGCGTACGTGCCGCGAGCCGATCGACGGGCGGCGCAATCGTCCGTGTTTGCAATACCACATCAAGCGCTGTTTGGCGCCGTGCGTTGGATACCAATCCGAGGCCGAATACGACGCGATGATCGAAGAAGTGGTGCTCTTTCTCGAGGGGAAGCAAGACTCGCTGCTGGCGCGGCTGCAGAACGACATGGTTCGAGCCGCCGAGGCCCTCGGTTTCGAAACGGCGGCGCGGCTGCGCGATCGCATCGTTCAAGTTCGCCGCGTCACCGAGAAGCAGACCGTCGTCTGGCGTACGCGGCTGGACATGGATCTGATCGCCGTCGCGCGCGGGCAGGGTCAGGCGTGCATGCAAGTCTTTATGGTCCGCGGCGGCAAGCTGATCGGCCAAGAGCACTTCATTCTCGACGGCGTTCACGAGCAACCCGATGCCGAACTCTTCAGCGAGTTCGTAAAACAGTTCTACACGGCGCGGACCGCCGGAGCACCCGAGCCGGCCGGCGCCTCGGCGTTTGCAAAGCATCGCGAGGCGCGCGGCAACGACGTGCCGGTGGCGATCAAGCGGCGAGCGCGCACCCGCGCGAGCGCGACGGCGGTGCCGAAAGAGATCCTGGTGCAAGGGTTCCCGGGCGACTCGAGCGTGATCGAGAGTTGGCTAACCGAGATTAAAGGCCAGCGCGTTCGTTTGCTGGTGCCGCAGCGCGGCGATCGCGCCGAGTACATGCGCTTGGTGCAGAAGAATGCGGAGCAAAACCTCAAGGCATTCCTCGTCAATCAAGAAGTGCAGGAAACCGCGCAGGCGCAGGCGCTCACGCAACTCGCCGATGCGTTGGAGCTTCCGGATTTGCCGCATCGCATCGAGTGCTACGACATCTCGAACATTCAGGGGACCAACGCCGTCAGTTCGATGGTCGTGTTTCACGAGGGCCGATCGAAGAAAAGCGAGTACCGCAAATTCAAGATTCAATACGATAAGGGTCCGAACGATTTTGCGATGATGCAGGAGACGCTGCGTCGCCGCTTGCGCTATCTGCGCGCGAAAACCGACGAGGACGTCAAACGTCACGATCCCGACGGCAGCTCCGATCGCGGCATCGAACGGGAACTCTCGAAAAAAGAGAAGTTCGACAAGCGTCCCGACTTGCTGCTCATCGACGGCGGGAAGGGTCAGCTCGGAGCGGTCGTCGAGGTGCTTGAGGAACTCGATATGACGGGCGTGCCGGTCGCGGGCCTCGCCAAGGAACACGAGTGGCTCTATCTGCCCGGGCAATCCGATCCGATCGTTCTGCCGCCCAACTCCGCCGCGCTTCATTTGGTGATGCGCATCCGCGACGAAGCGCACCGGTTCGCGATCACCTACCATCGCCAGCGGCGGGATAAGGCGATGACGCGTTCGGCGCTCGACGCGCTCGCAGGGGTCGGGCCGGTTCGCAAGAAGCGGTTACTTACGGCTTTCGGTTCTCTCGCCTCGCTCAAACGCGCGAGCGTCGACGAGATTGCCGCGGTCAAAGGGATGACGCCCGCCCTGGCCTCCCAGATCAAGGCTGCCTTAGGAGAGTGA
- a CDS encoding phage holin family protein — MHLIIRLLVNAVAFYLIATYIPGFHVSSFVAALVAAIIFGLVNAIIRPLVLLITLPLTIVTLGLFIIIINALMFWLTAAIAPGFKVDGFVPALEGAIVMMIVSFFVSHLFKAEGARAV, encoded by the coding sequence ATGCATCTCATTATCCGGCTGCTCGTCAATGCCGTCGCATTCTACCTGATTGCGACCTACATACCGGGGTTTCACGTAAGTTCGTTCGTCGCGGCCCTCGTTGCGGCGATCATCTTCGGTCTCGTCAATGCGATCATCCGGCCGCTCGTCTTGCTCATCACGTTGCCGCTGACGATCGTCACGCTTGGGCTCTTCATTATTATCATCAATGCGCTGATGTTCTGGCTCACCGCTGCGATCGCGCCCGGGTTCAAAGTCGACGGATTTGTGCCGGCACTCGAAGGCGCGATCGTCATGATGATCGTCTCGTTTTTCGTCTCGCACCTGTTCAAGGCCGAAGGCGCCCGAGCGGTGTAG
- a CDS encoding DEAD/DEAH box helicase family protein translates to MELLAWRLPLRRWQSEAFETWWADRPATALVVATPGAGKTRFAARLAHALLQAGEVRQVIAVVPREHLKGQIAAAMAGAGIHLDARFDNAAGAIASDMHGVAVTYQQVAFSPQLYRALARMPTLVILDELHHAGDQATWGQALRDAFGGARYRVGMSGTPFRSDGTPIPFVRYHHGLSQADYTYDYTQALNDGVCRPLVFPLQGGYAEWVSKDGVMLAASFDTALKSRAQQSERLRTALTQKAWLGDVIVKADEKLREIRRSGHGDAGGLIIAMNQAHARFVADLVRERVGIEPAIVLSDEDGASRKISKFGRSRDPWIVAVHMISEGVDIPRLRVGIFASNVNTEMYFRQFCGRFVRTQRTGGTQHAFVYLPDDQRIRELASRVTIDVKAYLKVQREFDDLTLANRVQTETGETTSLFTSINAIVQDERVLDYGPLFNPQTYYVEEAPVELARTLEPEFVLSKSEEKELLRKSLQGLVAQASQRFGIEHRKIHATLNQRFGGPIAAATSDTLKQRRHAVLRWLERDRYDGLK, encoded by the coding sequence ATGGAGTTGCTTGCATGGAGGCTGCCGCTGCGCCGGTGGCAGAGCGAGGCGTTCGAGACGTGGTGGGCCGATCGCCCGGCAACCGCGCTCGTGGTGGCGACCCCCGGCGCGGGCAAGACCCGCTTCGCGGCCCGGCTAGCCCACGCACTGCTGCAGGCAGGCGAGGTTCGTCAGGTGATCGCGGTCGTGCCGCGCGAGCATCTCAAGGGACAGATCGCCGCCGCTATGGCCGGGGCGGGCATCCACCTCGACGCGCGTTTCGATAATGCGGCCGGCGCGATCGCCTCGGATATGCACGGCGTCGCCGTGACGTATCAGCAGGTAGCCTTTTCGCCGCAGCTCTATCGCGCGCTCGCGCGAATGCCGACGCTCGTCATCCTCGACGAGCTGCATCACGCAGGCGACCAGGCAACGTGGGGGCAGGCGCTTCGCGACGCGTTCGGCGGCGCGCGCTATCGCGTCGGAATGTCGGGAACGCCGTTTCGCAGCGACGGGACGCCGATTCCGTTCGTGCGCTATCACCACGGCCTCTCGCAGGCCGATTACACGTACGACTACACGCAAGCCTTAAACGACGGCGTCTGCCGTCCGTTGGTCTTTCCGCTTCAAGGCGGGTACGCGGAATGGGTGAGCAAGGACGGCGTTATGCTCGCCGCATCCTTCGATACTGCGCTAAAATCGCGCGCCCAGCAGAGCGAACGGCTGCGCACGGCACTCACGCAAAAGGCGTGGCTCGGCGACGTCATCGTGAAAGCCGATGAAAAGCTGCGCGAGATTCGCCGGAGCGGACACGGCGATGCGGGCGGCCTCATCATCGCCATGAATCAAGCGCACGCGCGCTTCGTCGCCGACCTCGTGCGCGAACGCGTCGGAATCGAGCCGGCGATCGTCCTCTCCGACGAAGACGGCGCGTCGCGCAAGATATCGAAGTTCGGCCGCTCGCGCGATCCGTGGATCGTCGCCGTGCACATGATCTCCGAAGGGGTCGACATCCCGCGGCTGCGAGTCGGCATCTTCGCAAGCAACGTCAATACCGAGATGTATTTTCGGCAGTTCTGCGGCCGTTTCGTGCGCACGCAGCGCACGGGCGGCACGCAGCACGCATTCGTCTACCTTCCCGACGATCAGCGGATCCGCGAGTTGGCCTCGCGCGTCACGATCGACGTCAAAGCCTATCTCAAGGTGCAGCGCGAGTTCGACGATCTGACGCTAGCCAACCGCGTTCAAACCGAGACCGGCGAAACGACGAGCCTTTTCACGAGCATCAACGCCATCGTGCAGGACGAGCGCGTGCTCGACTACGGGCCGCTCTTCAATCCGCAGACCTACTACGTGGAGGAGGCACCCGTCGAACTCGCCCGCACCCTCGAGCCCGAGTTCGTGCTGAGCAAGAGCGAGGAGAAAGAACTTCTGCGCAAATCGCTCCAGGGACTCGTCGCCCAGGCCTCGCAGCGCTTCGGCATCGAGCACCGCAAGATTCACGCCACGCTCAATCAGCGCTTCGGCGGCCCGATCGCCGCCGCGACCTCCGACACGCTCAAACAACGCCGCCACGCCGTCCTTCGCTGGCTCGAACGCGACAGATACGACGGCTTGAAGTAA
- a CDS encoding NAD-binding protein: protein MFVLIVGGGKVGSYLTRALLQEGHEVVVVEKEERKAKMLETLLETNVTVVGDGCDPLILEGAGIGRADVVVADTGDDEDNLVVCLIAKKKTKARCIARVNNPGNKLIFESLDSEDPITVISSTEIILDVLNEHVSASKGTNLETMHLFGKGQMQMVKVGVPARSPADGKRVSDLDFPRNSVLVAVVRDEEDLVIPTSDTELHVGDKVIAIVRDGAAEQLRALLAGGEASNGGSP, encoded by the coding sequence ATGTTCGTGCTCATCGTCGGCGGCGGAAAAGTCGGCTCCTATCTTACTCGCGCGTTACTGCAAGAGGGCCACGAGGTCGTCGTGGTCGAGAAGGAAGAGCGCAAAGCGAAAATGCTCGAAACGCTGCTCGAAACCAACGTGACGGTCGTCGGCGACGGCTGCGACCCCTTAATCCTCGAGGGCGCCGGCATCGGCCGCGCCGATGTCGTGGTCGCCGACACGGGCGACGATGAAGACAATCTCGTCGTCTGCTTGATCGCCAAGAAAAAAACGAAAGCGCGCTGTATCGCGCGCGTCAACAATCCGGGCAACAAGTTGATCTTCGAATCCCTCGATTCCGAGGATCCGATCACGGTCATCTCTTCCACCGAGATCATTCTCGACGTTCTCAACGAACACGTGAGCGCCTCGAAAGGCACCAATCTCGAGACGATGCACCTCTTTGGTAAAGGCCAGATGCAGATGGTCAAGGTCGGGGTCCCGGCCCGTTCTCCGGCCGACGGCAAGCGCGTGAGCGATCTCGACTTTCCGCGCAACAGCGTGCTGGTCGCCGTCGTACGCGACGAGGAAGACTTGGTAATTCCCACGAGCGACACGGAGCTGCACGTCGGCGACAAAGTGATCGCCATCGTACGCGACGGCGCGGCCGAACAATTGCGCGCGCTGCTCGCCGGAGGCGAGGCCTCTAACGGAGGCTCGCCGTAA
- a CDS encoding EAL domain-containing protein, with amino-acid sequence MAGYTVSLFDLPCPAWFYDRETLRFLAVNDAAIERYGYTREEFLAMTLLDIRPAEDRAKTERAIRSRSLDPKVAGPWRHLTKSGDVLLVEAIATTGDFEGRATRAVVAIDATKRVLAEQALRDSEQRMSEAQETAHLGTWRRDLRTDEATWSDELCRIFGVTPEQVRNPALRRRLLLTHPDDSALVNRTLAAAQAGDGTYRLDHRIVRADDVVRWVHVQGRYEFDDAGTPVMLIGTLLDITERKAAEAALDFFARHDRLTGLHNRGSAESELERLLGRATPESLVVLFIDFDGFKSINETLGHGAGDDVLRESAQRLKSAVTAGTMVARWGGNEFLIIAPEIGGVAAASALARGLLQTLEDPYELHGRLLHTRPSIGISIYPEHGPSANELIRNADTAMFAAKSRKTAFEVFDRPMHAAARERLELENGLRAALKASEFLLVFQPIVDVVTGGVLAAEALVRWRHPERGILAPGSFMDVAEETGLIVAIDEFVLRQACAAARAWSLAGMAIPVAVNVSARDFEQGDIVTTVERAIRASGLLPEMLELELTESGVMLNVGNAIEIMTRLRSLGVRLAMDDFGTGYSSLSHLKRFPLDTLKIDRSFIADLPGNPFDRAITKAIVQLGNSAGLHVVAEGIEGIEQFDAVRELGCLAVQGYYLARPMPEADLLAFARERRAATLNLPPVL; translated from the coding sequence GTGGCTGGGTACACGGTTTCGCTCTTCGATCTTCCCTGTCCAGCGTGGTTTTACGATCGCGAAACGCTGCGGTTTTTAGCCGTCAACGACGCCGCAATCGAGCGATACGGATATACCCGCGAAGAGTTTCTCGCGATGACGCTGCTGGATATTCGGCCGGCGGAGGATCGGGCGAAGACCGAACGGGCGATTCGCTCGCGGAGTTTGGATCCGAAGGTCGCCGGTCCGTGGCGGCACCTCACGAAATCCGGTGACGTGCTTCTGGTCGAGGCGATCGCAACGACCGGCGACTTCGAGGGCCGTGCGACGCGTGCCGTAGTCGCGATCGACGCAACGAAGCGCGTGCTGGCCGAGCAGGCGTTGCGCGACTCCGAACAGCGGATGAGCGAAGCGCAGGAAACCGCGCATCTCGGTACGTGGCGGCGCGATCTGCGGACAGACGAAGCAACGTGGTCGGACGAACTCTGTCGGATCTTCGGCGTAACGCCCGAGCAAGTGCGCAACCCCGCTTTGCGGCGGCGGCTCCTGCTGACGCACCCCGACGATAGCGCGCTCGTGAATCGTACGCTAGCTGCGGCCCAGGCCGGCGACGGAACCTATCGCCTCGATCACCGCATCGTGCGCGCGGACGACGTAGTGCGCTGGGTGCACGTGCAGGGGCGATACGAGTTCGACGATGCCGGCACGCCGGTCATGTTGATCGGTACGCTGCTCGACATCACCGAACGCAAAGCGGCCGAGGCCGCACTCGACTTTTTCGCGCGTCACGATCGGCTGACGGGGCTGCATAATCGCGGCTCGGCGGAGAGCGAGCTCGAACGTCTGCTCGGCCGCGCAACCCCGGAAAGCCTCGTCGTACTCTTCATCGACTTCGACGGGTTTAAGTCGATCAACGAAACCCTCGGTCACGGCGCCGGCGACGACGTGTTGCGCGAGTCGGCGCAGCGGCTCAAGAGCGCGGTGACGGCGGGAACGATGGTCGCGCGGTGGGGAGGCAATGAGTTTCTCATCATCGCTCCGGAGATCGGCGGCGTCGCGGCGGCCTCGGCACTCGCACGCGGATTGCTGCAGACGCTCGAAGATCCGTATGAGTTGCATGGGCGCCTCCTGCATACGCGTCCGAGCATCGGCATCAGCATCTACCCCGAACACGGCCCAAGCGCGAACGAGTTGATTCGCAATGCGGATACCGCCATGTTCGCGGCCAAGAGCCGCAAGACCGCATTCGAAGTATTCGATCGCCCGATGCACGCCGCGGCCCGCGAGCGCCTGGAGCTGGAAAACGGCCTGCGCGCGGCGCTCAAGGCGAGCGAGTTCTTGCTGGTCTTCCAGCCCATCGTCGACGTCGTGACGGGCGGCGTGCTTGCCGCCGAAGCGCTCGTTCGCTGGCGGCACCCCGAACGCGGCATCCTCGCACCCGGTTCTTTCATGGATGTTGCGGAAGAGACCGGCCTCATCGTCGCGATCGACGAATTCGTTTTGCGGCAAGCCTGCGCGGCCGCGCGCGCGTGGTCGCTCGCGGGCATGGCGATTCCCGTCGCCGTCAACGTCTCGGCGCGCGATTTCGAGCAAGGCGATATCGTCACCACCGTCGAGCGCGCCATTCGCGCGTCGGGGCTCTTGCCCGAAATGCTGGAGCTGGAACTGACCGAGAGCGGCGTCATGCTCAACGTCGGTAACGCGATCGAGATCATGACGCGCCTGCGATCGCTCGGCGTACGGCTCGCAATGGACGACTTCGGCACCGGGTACAGTTCGCTCAGCCATCTCAAACGATTTCCGCTCGATACGCTCAAAATCGATCGCAGCTTCATCGCCGATCTGCCCGGAAACCCGTTCGATCGAGCGATCACCAAAGCGATCGTGCAGCTGGGGAACAGTGCCGGCTTACACGTCGTTGCGGAGGGCATCGAGGGGATCGAGCAGTTCGACGCCGTGCGCGAGCTTGGATGTTTGGCAGTTCAAGGCTACTACCTGGCCCGGCCCATGCCGGAGGCCGATCTGCTCGCTTTCGCTCGGGAGCGCCGGGCTGCCACCCTCAACTTGCCACCCGTGTTATGA
- a CDS encoding DedA family protein produces MQHLTTIALNLVEHVGYIGLFVALMLGNIGAPVGAEVIVPAAGALVATGHLPSLWIAVAAAVLGELAGQSIAYAIGFYGGRPVIERYGKYVRFHEAELLRVEAFFARFGSFAIFICRFVPVLRGIVGFPAGIAEMPLVPFYLWTFFGSLIFCGGLVLLGNSLGNHIDQIVPIIHKFGLIVLALAVVVGIAAFFIVRARTKAEAKL; encoded by the coding sequence GTGCAGCACCTCACCACCATCGCGCTGAACCTCGTCGAGCACGTCGGCTATATCGGTCTTTTCGTCGCGCTCATGCTTGGGAACATCGGTGCGCCGGTCGGGGCCGAGGTCATCGTCCCGGCGGCCGGGGCCTTGGTTGCCACCGGTCATCTGCCGAGCCTGTGGATCGCGGTTGCGGCGGCCGTCCTCGGCGAATTGGCGGGCCAAAGTATCGCGTACGCGATCGGCTTCTACGGAGGCCGTCCGGTTATCGAGCGGTACGGCAAATACGTGCGCTTCCACGAGGCCGAGCTGCTGCGGGTTGAAGCGTTCTTCGCGCGTTTCGGCAGCTTCGCGATCTTTATTTGCCGGTTCGTGCCCGTGTTGCGCGGCATCGTCGGCTTTCCGGCCGGCATTGCGGAAATGCCGCTGGTGCCGTTCTATCTGTGGACGTTCTTCGGCTCGCTGATCTTCTGCGGCGGCTTGGTGCTCTTGGGCAACTCGCTCGGCAATCACATCGATCAGATCGTTCCGATCATCCACAAGTTCGGACTCATCGTGCTCGCGCTGGCCGTCGTCGTCGGCATCGCCGCGTTCTTCATCGTGCGCGCGCGCACCAAGGCCGAAGCGAAGCTCTAG
- a CDS encoding Clp protease N-terminal domain-containing protein produces the protein MLRAAEQECRNHNHYYVGAEHLLLALLEEHDAAVIERLRLDRIEIAEAHSEVRRALGTGEDRTWEGILVTPRVRKIVALAEERAADRDVEPADLFEAMRQEGGSLASEILRRAKSGRNTAAASE, from the coding sequence GTGCTGCGGGCCGCCGAGCAAGAGTGCCGCAACCACAATCACTATTACGTAGGCGCCGAACATTTGCTGCTCGCGTTGCTCGAAGAGCACGACGCCGCCGTGATCGAACGCTTGCGTTTGGACCGAATCGAGATCGCCGAGGCGCACTCGGAGGTTCGTCGCGCGCTCGGAACCGGCGAAGACCGAACGTGGGAAGGCATCCTGGTCACGCCGCGCGTGCGCAAGATCGTCGCGCTGGCCGAAGAGCGGGCGGCGGATCGCGACGTCGAGCCGGCCGATCTGTTTGAGGCCATGCGCCAAGAAGGCGGAAGCTTGGCTTCCGAGATACTCCGCCGCGCCAAGTCGGGGCGAAATACCGCCGCGGCCTCCGAGTAA
- a CDS encoding cation:proton antiporter: MKLWQIAVLLIAGIGVGVAFPGRLTGLFGTVTLYVFLPALIFEAAWQLDLRVMRQVWRPIVLLAFPGVLVTAAIVGAATHVAGALPWRVALLLGAVLSATDPVAVVAIFRQLVVPKTLATIVESEALLNDAVAVVVYRVILMTFAIGATAAGTVQIAAGAVLGTAFGIGLGVVAAFVTSLILRRGIGAVAQTGLTFVAAYGAYFAADRLQWSGIFAVVSLGIVLRALETRHDVVRRADGVERAWSIAAAAANAVLFFLVGAALDVTRLLHAPLVILLTLLAVAAARILLAYGGLALVRPRLDLRWKTVVRLAGVRGALSLALALATPLAIEQRPIIIDATFAVVLVTVLVSSFTIEPRVRELGLDA; the protein is encoded by the coding sequence GTGAAGCTCTGGCAGATTGCGGTGCTTCTGATCGCGGGCATCGGTGTGGGCGTCGCTTTTCCCGGCCGGCTGACGGGCCTCTTCGGCACGGTGACGCTCTATGTGTTTTTGCCGGCGCTGATTTTCGAAGCGGCCTGGCAGCTCGACTTGCGGGTCATGCGTCAGGTGTGGCGTCCGATCGTGTTGCTCGCGTTTCCGGGCGTGCTCGTAACGGCCGCGATCGTCGGCGCGGCAACGCACGTTGCCGGCGCCCTGCCGTGGCGCGTCGCACTTTTGCTCGGCGCGGTGCTTAGCGCGACCGATCCGGTCGCCGTGGTGGCGATCTTTCGCCAGTTGGTCGTTCCAAAGACGCTCGCCACGATCGTCGAGAGCGAAGCGCTGCTCAACGATGCGGTCGCCGTCGTCGTGTATCGAGTCATCTTAATGACGTTTGCGATTGGAGCGACTGCTGCCGGCACCGTCCAAATCGCCGCCGGTGCCGTGCTAGGAACCGCGTTCGGGATCGGGCTGGGAGTGGTTGCCGCCTTCGTGACCTCGCTGATTCTGCGCCGCGGAATCGGCGCGGTCGCACAGACCGGTTTGACGTTTGTAGCGGCGTACGGAGCGTACTTTGCGGCGGATCGCTTGCAGTGGTCCGGCATTTTCGCGGTCGTGTCGCTGGGTATCGTTTTGCGCGCGCTGGAGACGCGGCACGACGTCGTGCGGCGCGCCGACGGCGTCGAGCGCGCCTGGTCGATCGCCGCCGCCGCCGCCAACGCGGTGCTCTTTTTTCTGGTCGGTGCCGCCCTCGACGTCACCCGCCTGCTGCACGCTCCGCTCGTGATTCTGCTCACGCTGCTCGCCGTCGCCGCGGCGCGCATCCTGCTGGCGTACGGCGGATTGGCGCTGGTTCGTCCGCGGTTGGATCTTCGCTGGAAAACCGTCGTGCGATTGGCGGGCGTACGCGGCGCGCTCTCGCTCGCGCTCGCGCTCGCGACTCCGCTCGCGATCGAGCAGCGGCCCATCATTATCGATGCGACGTTTGCGGTGGTGCTGGTAACCGTGCTGGTCAGTTCGTTTACGATCGAACCGCGCGTCCGCGAATTGGGGCTCGACGCTTAG